A segment of the Corylus avellana chromosome ca2, CavTom2PMs-1.0 genome:
atcgaaccttgattcCATCAAATCACCcctcatttaaaattaaatattccacgtgttgggtctttaaacttttggaataactggtaatttaacagttTATGATGATGGCAACGATATTTATGATAGCAGCAATCTCAAATTGGTGCTAAAAGATTTGGAAGTGTATCATTGCATAAAATCTAGAAAAAGGATTATACTGTCAATTCTGCATCTGGTAACAATTCACTTGTTTATGACTATATGTAACTTGGTACTATTATGGATTGAGCAATTGGCTTTGGCATTGAGAAAAATATGCTAACCACAGTACCTTGATCTGTATATCAATAGAATCTTTGCTACAGTTGTGAGTCATCTTCAGCCAGGGTGAGTCATGGTAGAAGAACAATTCACATGCAACATACATGTTGTGTTTTTGCTACTTGTCCCAAAATCTAACTAAAAAATATGATCTAAACCATGAATAATCAATTTTGAGTACTAATTTATGCTTTGTGTATGTTGGCAGTTATTACTGGAGGTCTTGATGCGAAACATGTTATGTGGGACTTCTCCAAAGGGTGCCCACGGCAGCTATTCTTCTAAAACACATTTCGACCTTTTTCACTAAATTGGGGTCACTTTGGGTGGCTTGGATTAATAAGAATCTGATTAGGGGAAGGGATTCTGGCTACTAAAAATTCCTCAAAACTCCACTTGGAGTTAGAGGATGATCCTTAAGCTTAGGGAGACTGCAAAGCACTTAAAGAAATTCATGGTTGGGGATGGCAGGAAAACTTTCCTTTGGTTGGACTCTTGACACTTGGATGGTGTCCTTTTTTACCTCTATGGCTATCGTGTAATATATGATACTAGGAGTAAAACTGATGCCATGTTGTTTAGTGTCATTCGGGGAGGTGATTGGCATTGGTTGCCAGCAAGGTCTCAGAATTTGGTTGCTATTCAAAGCAAACTCCCGGATGTTAAAATGGGATCCCATGATACTCCTCTATGGTTGCCTTCCAAATCAAATAGGTATTCAAGTAAAGATACTTGGGAAGCTATTAGGGTGAAACAAACTAGAGTGGAATGGGATAAGTTGATTTGGTTTTCCATGACCATCTCAAAGCATGATTTTGTCTTATGGTTGGTAGTCCAAGACTGTATTTCAACTGGAGATAGATCATTAAAGTAGGGCGCTAAAGGTGAaacaaaatgtttgtttttgtaggaGTTGCATTGAATGTAGAGatcacttgtttttttattgTAGTTTTAGTAGAAGGCTGTGGCGGGGAGTGATGCTGAGATGTTTTCTGATTTCCTGGGATGAGATCCTTTGTGAAGGGTTGAAGGAGTGGAAAGGCAAGAGCTTGAAGGCTTTTGTTTGCAAGTTTGCGTGGGGCTCTTCTGTGTTTAACCTTTAGAGGTAAAGAAATGACTTAAAATTTGGAAACCAAGCTCTTTCTAAGGATAGAATTTTGCAGAGAATCTGTTGGGAAGTCAGGACCCGTATTATGGGCAAGGGGAAATTTAAGTTGAATGAAGAAAATGTGGCTATTTGCAATAATTGGAGCATTTCTCCTACCATTCTGGTTTGTGACATTTGATTGGGTTGCGCTATAGTCCTGCAGAAGGTTATTTCTGCTTTGCTGCTGGTGCTGTTTGCTTAGGGAGCAGAGTTACTGATATCTGCATCTTGCATTCTGTTTTGTGGCTTGTGGTCGTTAATGGAATTGGGTTGATTAGTTCTAGTATTGCAGATGATTTTATGCAGTGCTTTTGCTGGTGTTGGTTCTCTTTCTGCATCAGTTGTTTTGGTGGATTTCAGAGCTTTAGTTGCTGAGTTGGTTTGCTGTTGTATAGATTTGCTGTTCCTTTGTTTGTGTGTATTGTAGTACTACTTGTCTTGTATAGTGGATTGTTGTAGACTTTCATCTCAGAAGATTGAGATTGAGGGTTGTATTTGGGGATTTACTGATTATAATTGTTGGCTGATGGCCTCTTGGTTTCTAGCTTTTGGCTAGAGAGAGTTGTATTCTTTGTTTGTGTTtacaaatatttaattcatccaaaaaaaaaaaaagacggtaGTCCAAATGCTGATGTAGTAAACCTAGATCAAAATAGAAAACAGAGGTTGCATTTGGATTACTCATTGGGTGGGCATACTGCTGTTGTCTCTTGTGTGTAAGTAATTTACTTGTATGCACTGAAATGAaactaaatttgatttattCTAACTACTAACTAGTATTTACTGTTCAGGGCATTTTCATTGTTTGGGGAAAGAGGGAAATTCATAATATCAGGAGGGAACGATAAATCTGTGAAGGTCTGGGACTGGTCCACCTATCTTGATGCAAGGGAAGCTAATGGCAACACTGAGCCACCTTTGAACATCAATCTCAGCAAAAAAGTAAGTTCTTCTTGGATTCAGTTTCTTGTCTGTTTGTATGGAGTTTCTAATCTTGTATGCTTACTACTCCTTGGCAGGTCAATTGGCTGTGTACCACTCCTACTGAATCAGAAAACCTTGTTGTTTGTGATACAACAAAAGTGGTAAAGGTCTACTCCATATCATAGGCAAAAGCTACACATTGTTGACTGTGGACAAATATTCCCTACTTTTGAGCACAAACCCCCAATTTTCTGGCATAGTGGAAGATTGTCCAAAGTTTGCTTAGTCTGTTTACTAGAAGACCACACTTCATTCTGTGATTCCCATTTTGTTTGGGATCCAAAGGAAACTTGGCAGGGGTCTTACCAATCAACTTGATTAAATAGCCTGTTGCAACTGCCTGTTTGATGGCACGTTAGACATTAGTGCGGAAAATGATCCTCTCTACTCATGGTCAGAATTGGAACGCCTTTTAAAATGCTTAAATGGAGAGGATTCTTGCCCCATCAGTGGTCGGTGAACACCTTGATAAAGCACCTTGTCCTTTATCAGTgtctaattattcttatttgAAGTTAATAGGCCTCAAGTTTGTGACATGTCTCTGGGTTATGAATTCTACCAAACATCCCTCAATTTAGTGCCACAAAATAGAATATAATTCTAGTCCCAGAGAAATGAAGAACAAGATTTACTTGAGAAGATTTAATGAATTCAAGTGTAATCAGATTgaatttggggttttttttacTATGTGCCAATGTGCATTCTACTTGCGATGTACAACTCAGGCGGACAATATGAAGAAAAGCACATCAGAAGTTGGTGAGCAGGTGAGAGGCTCTTAACTCTAGAACAATTTCCACTTTGCTCATGGCTCTTTCAAAGCAATATAGGGggctagaaaagaaaaataaaaagaagaaagaggaaacaAAGGTATAATTAGTGGGAGGCGGAGCTTTGTCAATTAACTTTCCTAACTTGAATATAAACACAATTTACCATTTGAAGGACCCATATTGcttaaatgaaaagaaaagaaaaaagggaaggggaccaaaaaaaaaaacccttttgctgaggattttgaaaagaattgttttccaacaagacaaGTGCTTGCCAATTTATAGTAGGCTGTCAATTCGTGTTGGCGTGTTGGGTTTGTATCGGGTCGACTCACCAGTCAACTTAAacataacccatttaattaaatccTTCAACACTGACATGTCCATTTAAATAAGTGGGTGACACAACACAACTTGcataatttgtttaataaacAAGTCATGTTGGGTTGACTTTAATAAACAGGTTCCGACTCGTTTatataaaaactattttttaaaattttagcaCGCATGAATTAAGCGAGACAGGTTAATTTGGGTTGACTTGAATTGATCCAAACCCGATTATACAAAACCCGAACCcattaatttcatgttggatTCATATCAAGTTAGCAAATCATGTAAGAAATTACCGACCCTACTTGCCACCATAACCTAACAGGATCGGCTGTGACCATTCAAATGTGATGTGTGCATCTTTAACTAGATTTGAATACCCATGTAAATTCCACAACTAGAGCAGCACGCAATGTTTCAGTTTCAGGTTCTCCTCACCTGCAATCAGCATCCTGACCAACTGTGCCAGCCTGAACTTCCTTAGACTTGACTTCATGGTTGGTTAGTTAAAGACGTACACACCCCAACCGAAATCTTCCTTAGACTGCCcgcaaaatttcaaaatcttttttttttttttttttttttttctttagaccAACAAAATAGACGTTGCATCTCacctctcttgctctctctctctctctctgtctctctgcaGAACAATGACACCAACACACCAACCTCCTGCAGACCCGTCCAACCACCACCCTGCAAATCCCCTTCCCAACGGTACAAAAATGCCTGCACCACCTTCCCATGAGGACCAGAGTACCCTACATGGGGTTGAGGTTATTCATATAAAACCCATCAAAGAAAACGAAGATTTAGAAGCAGAGAAGGACACCTTGCAGGAACCAAGGTGTTGGGTCTGTAAGGAAAAGGATAAGTGTAACCAATATGATGGAATCCGGTGTTCCTCTTTGCAACTCTTGTGGTGAGCAAGTGGGGGTTGGCGCCAATGGGGAGGTATTTGTGGCTTGCCATGAGTGCAATTTCTCCATTTGCAAGGCTTGTGTTGATTATGAGATCAAGGAAGGGCGGAAGGCATGCTTGCGGTGTGCTGCTCCGTACGATGGTATCTCTCGAACTCTATGtgtttgttaaattaccatttgtctcaaaagcttaagcagaTGAGAAGAgtaaattatataactttaacTGTCACCCTCATGTGTGATTGAAATGGGAAGTAAATGGCtctataccatgttaaatcataacttatctcaaaagtttaagttaggTGAACGATAATTgataaattaccacttattctaaaagttttaattgataagaaaaattaaatttaatcatttgatcAAGTCTTTAACAAGTTCTTGGTCAAGTTCGGCTTTGCTAGATAAATGTTGGTGTTTGAAGGGTTAAACTCTTGCATTTCACAGGCTGAAAATGAGGGAAAtgcaaggaaaaagaaaaaagaaaaagaacttctAATAAACATGGcttcttttcttgatttttaagcttttatttttcctttcttctatGTCTGTTCAGAAAATTATATTGAGTTGGACATATGAGAAGTCATAGACGATTTCTAGATTGCTATGTGAACTTTCCAATATAAAGTCTTCTGATTGCTAATCTTGTGAGCCTCTTGATTTATAGACAACTCTGTCGATGATGCTGAACTGACGGTATCAGGCAACCGATCCACAATGGCAGCTCAGCTTAGTAATCCTCAAGTAAGGATGTCACTCTATTTCTatgtttttcataaaaaatttgaggaaaaaaaaaacctttgtcCCTGTCATGTTGattaaaaattcaaactatAAAAACATTCATGTTGGTTGATACAGGATGTTGGAGTTCATGCTAGACATGTGAGTAGTGTGTCTACTGTTGATAGTGGTAAGTAATATTGATATCTTGTGTCATTTTGAtccttttcttcaattttgcTTGATAGTTTTGGTGATTATGTTTACTGGTGTTTTCTTGAAGAGCTAAATGATGAATCCGGGAATCCAATCTGGAAAAACAGAGTGGAGAGTTGGAAGGataagaagaacaagaagaaaaaggctCCAACCAAGGCTGAGATTAAGGCTCAAAGGGAGGACCAAATTCCACCAGATCAGCAGATGGAAGGGAAGCAGTAAGTGTGAAGGGATCAGATATGACCAAATTAATTCCCTGCATGATGTTTTGACCAATTCCCATGGGATCTCTATCTTTGCTTTGTCTTAGAAAAGTTGTGTACATTTGTGAGATGTGGTGATTGCTTTTGCAGGTCTGCAGAGGCTTCCCAGGCACTTTCTAGTGTTATTCCAATTCCATCCAGCAAACTCACACCATACAGATGTGTTATAATTATGCGACTCGTAATTTTGTGCCTCTTTTTCCATTACCGAATAACACATCCTGTTGATAGTGCTTTTGGTCTGTGGCTCACTTCTGTGATATGTGAGATCTGGTTTGCTGTTTCTTGGGTGTTGGATCAGTTCCCCAAATGGGCTCCAATCGAAAGGATCACATACACCGACGAGCTCTCTGCAAGGTACACATCCAAAGCGTTAACCgataaatcatcatttatctcaCTTGTTTTAGCTAatacaaaatgataaatttaattatttattttacttgttGAGCTTCACCTATTCAAAGAGAGTTATAGTCTACAAGTGAAGAAAAGTactaaagtattaattaaatgattaaatttacatcttcctattaacttaatcttttaaaatacgtgatgatttaacattaaTTAGTGCAACAAGCTTACTTGTATATACCGAGTTGGTTTTATTAATGTCAGCATCCTCTctgaaacacattttttttctcagtaaCTTGACATTATGGCCTTGATCTCCCATATAGTATAATATAGGGAATCTCTTGTATAAATTTcctatttttgaaagaaatttggaAAGTAAAATACAAATAACGTAACTATACAATTTTTTGTTGGCAAAGAATATCAATGAACAagatatattttgtttattgtttttatttttcatgtcattgagtaatgctataaggaGGATTAAAGTCTTTTTGAGTCCGCTCAAATGAGATGTGGTCATCtaaaatgtgatgtgacttttaaaattaccagttgattaaattcaataatatttatcttaaatttaatggtgattttaaaaagtacatcacatttggaataATCATAGTCCTCTTTATAGCATTAATTCATGTTATTATTAGAAAGGAGCCaaacaaaatttaatcatacagaatttgaaattttcatcgTTAAATTCTTCTAGGAGGAGAGTATTTTCCAAAGAATGAGAATGCTtatatttaagggttaaatacctttcaGCTCCTTAtaatttaacaactttattttttgccccatcagtttcaattcgtatcacaAATGATACCTAAGTAATGGCaaaaaaaagatggtacctacgtctaaattccgtccaaaatttaacgaaaaGCCATGTCAGCAACATTAAAAAatcgacacgtgtccatatataaattaaaaatacaaaataaaaattttacaattaaaaatattataaaataaatttttttttaaaaaataaaactggggaaatgggtggctcgagccacccttTGGCCCCAAGCGCCAaccctaaatttattatttttttttttttcaattggcttttgggggtggctcaccccaagggccaaaaaggtgctcgagccacccctttccctagtttttttttttNNNNNNNNNNNNNNNNNNNNtttttaaaaaaaaaaaaaaaaaaaaaaaaaactggggaaatgggtggctcgagccacccctttggcccttgggggtggttcggccacccccaagcaccaaccctaaatttatttatttttatttttttcaattggcTTTTGGGGTTGGctcaccccaagggccaaaaaggtGGCTCGAGCCATCCCtttcctagttttttttttttttttttaattttaaaatttttattttgtatttttaattaatatatggatacatgtcaattttttaatggtgttgACGTGGcttttcgtcaaattttggacgaaatttagaCGGAAGTACTatctatttttttcaagaaacaaaaaataaagttagttAAACCAAAGAGGGCCTAAAGGTATTTAATATCCTAGAGGTTGAAGTCCATCACATCACAGGGACTAAGGTCATTTATTTATAGaatcatatttattttctcaatgtttTTAGACGGGCAAGGAGAGTTACTTGCCCCCTCTCTCACACCTCTGGCTTTGCCTATCATCCTAGCCACACCAATCACAGATTCACAATTGTCATTTTACCTATgtttcttcaatatatatatgttgaatcATAGGGAGcataatttaataatgaaataaaaattttaaccataaatATGAGAAGTATTACTGAATACGTACAAATGGTTAACTCACTGCCATGGATGTCAGGTATGATAGAGAGGGTGAAGTGTCTGAGCTTGCTGCTGTGGATTTCTTTGTGAGTACAGTCGATCCATTGAAAGAACCACCACAGATCACTTCGAATACTGTGCTTTCCATCCTTGCCGTGGACTATCCTGTCGATAAAGTCTCATGCTATGTGTCTGATGATGGAGCCGCCATGCTCACATTTGAATCTCTTGTTGAAACGGCTGACTTTGCAAGGAAGTGGGTGCCGTTTTGCAAAAAATTTGCTATTGAACCACGTGCACCTGAGTTTTACTTCGCACAGAAGATTGATTACTTGAGGGATAAAGTGCAGCCTTCTTTTGTTAAAGAACGAAGAGCAATGAAGGTGAGCAACTCAAACTCCTTCCGGATACAACTCAATTCCTCATGCCACTTGAGTATCTAAATAATAGTGTACCGAAAACGCTAGCCATATCTACATTATCACtttaaaatgattagtcaatttgaaatttttttaaaattacttataaagctTAATTTTACATAGTAAGTAAATAATATGAGACTTAGTATCTATGAATGTCTTTTTTAACGTCTACGTCAGGACTATGTCATACAAtgctccaataccacatgaTGTTAAAACTTGACTAAGAGAAAATGCTAATCACgtcatcattataattttaaaatgacaagtcaatttgaagctttcctataattatttataaaattgaatCTCACCTTGAAAGTAACCAATGTGGAAGTATTAGCAGTCTAATACTCATGAGTGTCTTTATAAACTATCCACTTTATGTAAACTACTTGTCTTTTCGATATGAAACCAAAGTGTTACAGTAGCAATAAGCATATAGAATATATGGCTATTAATGTGTTTCTGAAAGCAACCATATATAGCTCTAAAGGTTGGCCTCTGTTTTGTTACAGAGAGATTATGAAGAGTTTAAAGTGCGAGTTAATGCTTTAGTAGCAAAGGCTCAGAAAACACCTGAAGAAGGCTGGACTATGGATGATGGAACATCTTGGCCGGGAAACAACACCCGTGACCACCCAGGCATGATTCAGGTAATTAAATCTCCCTCTTCCCTCTGATACCTGATTTGCTGCCATTTTCAAGAAATAGTTTTCATAATTTATGATGGCCTTTGTTTCACTCCTCTCAGGTTTTCCTTGGACATACTGGTGCTCATGACATAGAGGGAAATGAACTTCCTCGACTGGTATATGTCTCCAGAGAGAAGAGACCAGGCTACCAGCACCACAAGAAAGCTGGTGCTGAAAATGCTCTGGTATGTATGTTTACATACAAACTTTCACAATATAACAtgggaattaattaattaacatcgATATTTTTCAATAATCCTTGAATGTTTTTGGCTTCATTCAGGTAAGAGTGTCTGCAGTTCTCACAAATGCTCCCTACATCCTCAACCTTGATTGTGATCACTATGTTAACAATAGCCAGGCAGTTCGTGAGGCCATGTGTTTCTTGATGGACCCACTAGTCGGTCGAGATCTTTGCTACGTGCAGTTTCCTCAGAGGTTTGATGGCATTGATCGCAGTGATCGATATGCCAATCGCAACACAGTTTTCTTTGATGTAAGTTTCAAGTTAGCATTATGTTGTGTGGGTAAGAAAATGAGTTCAATGTTGGAAAGATACTATGCTTATAGTATAGTGTTTGTTGGGTCCAATATGTTATATTATGGCATGGTTTTACTCAGACTCTTTAAAGGGTCCCTAGATTAGAGGCAAATGAGAGTTCTTAAAGTAGAGGGAAAGGCACATATATATAACCCACATAGCATATAAGTAATCTTGGAAACGGCCTataaagattaataaaaatttttgtttgagGAATGTAATAATGTAGTGATAGACTCACACGCATGGGAGAGATTCTTGAGTATACACATTTGAGTGTGAAAAAAGATTGAGTCACTCTTAACGCCCCAAAAACTGGACTGAGATGCCCTAAAAACTTGACTGAGCCATTTTGGTTGAAAAGACGTCACAAGTGTGAACAATTAATATAAAGTAAATTGATCCAAACTcataaacttaaacttttgaatcGAATGTTGTCTCAACATACTATGTTATGATTTCACAAAAAGACCTTACAACATGTCAATCTTCCTATCTGTTTCATATTGCACCCTTGCCTATTTTGAATTTAGTGATTCTAGCAAGAAATAAGAATATCATAGCTGTTTTGAACAATATATATCAGAAACTCAATCATCAGAGAAAGTTTTTATAAAGTTTAGCTGATCAATCTGGTTGGGAATTTTAGTAATTaggtttttgattgtttttgaGCTGTGTTTAGGTATAAATCAAAATTCTCTCTTCAATTTATCAGTAGAAACTGatgtattttttcaaatttcacattaacatataaaaaattgaagaataataattttaaaatatagttaataaaatcataattttaaaatattattaaatgttCATCTGAATTTCAGGTTAACATGAAAGGACTAGATGGCATTCAAGGACCGGTTTATGTGGGAACAGGATGCGTTTTCAATAGGCAAGCACTCTACGGCTATGGGCCTCCTTCTATGCCCAGCTTACCCAAGGCTTCCTCCTCGtcctgctgctgctgctgcccCTCCAAGAAGCCCTCCAAGGATGCCTTAGAGCTTCACCGAGACGCAAAACGCGACGAGCTCGATGCCGCCATCTTCAACCTCAGGGAGATTGATAGTAAGTCTACTTATCAaggcaaataaataaatatattcgGGGAAATGAGCGAAATGGGTTTTGAATAACTGGGATATATTTTGTTTCCCATTTTGCAGATTATGATGAGTATGAAAGGTCGATGCTCATCTCCCAGAAGAGCTTTGAGAAAACTTTTGGCTTGTCTTCCGTTTTTATCGAGTCTACCCTGATGGAAAATGGAGGAGTGCCTGAATCGGTCAACCCGGCGGCATTGATCAACGAAGCAATTCATGTCATTAGCTGTGGTTATGAAGAGAAAACTTCATGGGGCAAAGAGGTGGGCTTCTTTTATAAACTTGGGGTTTCAAAAGTTTACCTTGATTCCCATAAAACCTATTGgattaattcaaaatttcttattttgACTTCCCAGATTGGTTGGATATATGGGTCAGTCACTGAGGATATTTTAACAGGTTTCAAGATGCATTGCCGAGGATGGAGATCAGTTTACTGCATGCCCTTAAGGCCTGCATTCAAAGGTTCAGCACCCATCAACCTTTCTGATCGACTGCACCAAGTTCTCCGGTGGGCACTTGGATCTGTGGAGATTTTCCTTAGTAGACATTGTCCCCTATGGTACGGATTTGCAGGAGGCCGCCTCAAATGGCTTCAAAGACTAGCTTATACAAACACCATTGTTTATCCATTTACATCCCTCCCTCTCGTTGCTTATTGCACAATCCCAGCGATCTGCCTTCTCACAGGAAAATTCATCATACCAACGGTAATTTCTTGCCCTTCCCTTACTTTGGATCTTAATTGATTATGAAACGTCATTTACGTTGTTTACAATTATACATTAAAGATTCGAAACTGCACTGGGATCAAAACCCAGTGCTGGCCTAAGTAATAATTTGATTATATGGTGTTTTTCTGAACTTCGTGAAGAATATCTTGGTCAATATTCAAAATCAGTCACCAATGATGTAAGATTGataaacttaaaaataagattatatatatatatatattgtctggCTACATTCTTGCAAAGAACTTACCTCACATTGTACTTTGTTATTTGATTCAGCTTTCCAACCTTGCAAGTGTCCTGTTTCTTGGCCTCTTCATCTCCATCATTGTAACGAGTGTGCTCGAGCTGCGGTGGAGTGGTGTCAGCATTGAAGACTGGTGGCGTAATGAGCAGTTCTGGGTTATTGGAGGTGTTTCAGCCCATCTATTTGCTGTCTTCCAAGGATTCCTGAAGATGTTGGCTGGCGTTGATACCAACTTCACTGTCACTGCAAAGGCTGCTGATGATGCAGAGTTTGGTGAGCTCTATATTGTCAAGTGGACAACAGTTTTGATCCCTCCAACAACACTTATCATCGTCAATATGGTGGGTGTTGTTGCGGGATTTTCTGATGCACTTAATAAAGGATATGAAGCTTGGGGACCACTCTTTGGCAAGGTGTTCTTTGCCTTCTGGGTGATTCTTCATCTCTACCCCTTCCTTAAGGGTCTCATGGGTCGCACAAACCGAACTCCAACAATTGTTGTTCTGTGGTCAGTGCTGTTGGCCTCGGTCTTCTCTCTTGTTTGGGTGAAGATCAATCCCTTTGTGAGCcacagtaatagttcaaccgttGCCCAAAGCTGCATCTCTATAGATTGTTAGGTCACTGAAAGGAAGCCTCCCAGAATTTTCCAACCATTTAGTTAAAAGTTGATGACAATTTGATTGCCAGTTATTGAAGTGGGAGCCATGCTTAGCTCTTTCATGACTCTTGAGGCATATTGAAGTAAGTCTTGGACAATATGTATTGATCTCTGCGTTGATAATCCGTTTGTAAAAACATTGCCTTGAAAAATATCAGTGTAAAATGAGGATTGCTGTTTTCTTCCATAAATTGAAATTATAAAGAGAATGAAATCACAGGAAAGCACTTGTCCATTTCTATTGTTTCATGTCTCATCAAATTGCAATCTTTATCCTAGAACTATTGGTTGGTGAACTGTCAATCGAAATTTTTCATGCTAGCAATGTTTCCGTTTCAGCTTCAGGTAAGGCACTATGACATGAGGCTTCCTCACCAATAGATCTAAAATGTATAATAATCAGCTAAGGAAAATAACTCTGGCTTCAACTTTAAggaattttcttcctctttttttttttttaaagatatacCCCGCCCATCCCAAACCTTACTTAGATTTCCCGCAAAATTTCGTATTCTTTTCTTTAGATCACAAAATAGACTTTGCttctcacctctctctctctgcagaACAATGAGACCAACACCCTATCCTCCAGACCCTTCCAGCCCACCACCCTGCATCACTTCTCAATGGTACAAAAATGCTTTCACATCCCTCTCATGAAGATCAGCATACACTACATGATGGGGTTGGGGTTATTCATATAAAAGccaacaaagaaaaccaaaatttagaaacaaagaaagacaCCTACTAGGATCAAGGTGTTGTGGTCTAAGGAAAAGGATAAGTGAAACAAATATGGAGTCTGGTGTTCCTCTTTGTGACTCTTGTGGTGAGCAAGTGGGGGTCAGTGCCAATGGGGAGGTGGCTGTGGCTTGCCAAAAGTGCAATTTCTCCATTTGCAAGGCTTGTGCTGATTATGAGATCAAGGAAGGCCGGAAAGCATGCTTGCGGTGTGGTGCTCCATATGATGGTATCTCTAGAACTCTGAAATTTCTTAGTCAAGTTCGTCTTTGCTAAATAAATGTGAGGGTTTGAAGGGTTTAACTCTTGGATTTGGCAGTGCAGAAATGATTTGTTTATCTTTGCGTTTCTTgctatgtttattttttcttctatttgttgAGACAATGAGACTTAT
Coding sequences within it:
- the LOC132170442 gene encoding cellulose synthase A catalytic subunit 8 [UDP-forming]-like, which encodes MMESGVPLCNSCGEQVGVGANGEVFVACHECNFSICKACVDYEIKEGRKACLRCAAPYDDNSVDDAELTVSGNRSTMAAQLSNPQDVGVHARHVSSVSTVDSELNDESGNPIWKNRVESWKDKKNKKKKAPTKAEIKAQREDQIPPDQQMEGKQSAEASQALSSVIPIPSSKLTPYRCVIIMRLVILCLFFHYRITHPVDSAFGLWLTSVICEIWFAVSWVLDQFPKWAPIERITYTDELSARYDREGEVSELAAVDFFVSTVDPLKEPPQITSNTVLSILAVDYPVDKVSCYVSDDGAAMLTFESLVETADFARKWVPFCKKFAIEPRAPEFYFAQKIDYLRDKVQPSFVKERRAMKRDYEEFKVRVNALVAKAQKTPEEGWTMDDGTSWPGNNTRDHPGMIQVFLGHTGAHDIEGNELPRLVYVSREKRPGYQHHKKAGAENALVRVSAVLTNAPYILNLDCDHYVNNSQAVREAMCFLMDPLVGRDLCYVQFPQRFDGIDRSDRYANRNTVFFDVNMKGLDGIQGPVYVGTGCVFNRQALYGYGPPSMPSLPKASSSSCCCCCPSKKPSKDALELHRDAKRDELDAAIFNLREIDNYDEYERSMLISQKSFEKTFGLSSVFIESTLMENGGVPESVNPAALINEAIHVISCGYEEKTSWGKEIGWIYGSVTEDILTGFKMHCRGWRSVYCMPLRPAFKGSAPINLSDRLHQVLRWALGSVEIFLSRHCPLWYGFAGGRLKWLQRLAYTNTIVYPFTSLPLVAYCTIPAICLLTGKFIIPTLSNLASVLFLGLFISIIVTSVLELRWSGVSIEDWWRNEQFWVIGGVSAHLFAVFQGFLKMLAGVDTNFTVTAKAADDAEFGELYIVKWTTVLIPPTTLIIVNMVGVVAGFSDALNKGYEAWGPLFGKVFFAFWVILHLYPFLKGLMGRTNRTPTIVVLWSVLLASVFSLVWVKINPFVSHSNSSTVAQSCISIDC